One genomic window of Nicotiana sylvestris chromosome 10, ASM39365v2, whole genome shotgun sequence includes the following:
- the LOC138880185 gene encoding uncharacterized protein: MVYGAEALIPVEIGEPSTRYVQATEESNDEEMRVNLDLLEERKEAALIRMVAQKQVIERYYNRKARLRFFKIGDFVLKKVFQFTKASNSGKISPTWEGPYRVRDIAGKGAYVLETMDGKVLPLHWNAVHLKKYYF; this comes from the coding sequence atggtttatggtgcggaggccttaataccagttgaaataggagaaccaagcacacggtacgttcaagcaacggaggaatcaaatgatgaagagatgcgggtgaaCCTTGATTTGCtcgaagaaagaaaagaagctgcattaataaggatggtagcacaaaagcaagtaattgaacggtattataacaggaaagcacgcctcagattctttaaaattggggacttcgtgcttaaaaaggtgttccaatttACAAAAGCTTCTAATTCAGGAAAgataagtccaacatgggaaggaccctacagagttcgtgacattgcgggaaaaggagcatacgtgttggagacaatggatggcaaggttCTACCCTtacattggaatgctgtccaccTAAAGAAATATTATTTTTGA
- the LOC138880186 gene encoding uncharacterized protein has product MEGLSRMLDKAKQMQWISGFDVGRRNLINISHFLYADDTLIFCGVDRNQVLYLNQTLLIFEALSCFHINMLKSVIYPVNEVHNMEELAGILGCSIGTFPTTYKGLPLGGKFKLEASPLTISLYLMSSRVLKQLDKIRRKFMWEGNDKDHKFHLVKWSKVELSKHQGGLGIKNLALHNICLLMKWLRSSVLESEKRKKAMRPHFT; this is encoded by the exons ATGGAAGGATTAAGTAGAATGTTGGACAAAGCTAAGCAGATGCAGTGGATTAGTGGCTTTGATGTGGGGAGAAGAAATTTAATAAACATCTCACATTTTCTCTATGCAGATGACACATTGATTTTTTGTGGGGTAGACAGAAATCAGGTGCTCTATTTAAACCAAACTCTACTTATTTTTGAAGCTCTTTCATGTTTTCATATCAACATGCTCAAGAGTGTGATTTACCCCGTAAATGAGGTGCACAACATGGAGGAATTGGCAGGAATACTGGGCTGTAGCATAGGGACTTTCCCAACTACCTATAAGGGGCTTCCACTGGGGGGCAAATTTAAATTAGAAG CATCCCCACTTACTATATCACTATATCTGATGAGTAGTAGGGTCCTGAAACAACTTGACAAGATCAGAAGGAAGTTTATGTGGGAAGGGAATGACAAGGATCACAAATTTCATCTGGTCAAGTGGTCTAAGGTTGAATTATCAAAGCACCAAGGCGGATTAGGCATAAAAAACTTAGCCCTTCATAACATATGCTTGTTAATGAAATGGCTACGAAGCAGTGTTTTGGAGAGCGAGAAGCGGAAAAAAGCGATGAGGCCTCACTTCACCTAA
- the LOC138880184 gene encoding putative F-box protein At1g60370, which yields MEGTFSEFTITTTKKRRMEEKREFASDMIFEILTWLPAKSLMRFRCVSKAWNSLIRHEPDFVKLHNARSQTRPLASRLLFEIGTRYHEVVESRTSNLPTQVEGFSLQLARPRHYFDFDEVTICSNPCNGLVCFYNHKDTLSYLYNVTTGEIKALPSSLTRLPKGRRGPTLFLGFDPATERYKLLHFVFYENEKKPMIKILTLGTTSWRRIQQDEYPLPFNSFYSCYAHEGIFLNGVVYWIVFKSQFSYFNFTEEKFGTPSYPQGRSRTLVVNKMQTALLGKLDIRCGFRPENWNLVYDEVNKVFVKSKSNPDLDKEKVALLAPKNVDDETTLCGNIVLATGSVNSAPTSLVFPDHHFRLYRVSSFVENIIPLTFIDV from the coding sequence ATGGAAGGAACCTTCAGTGAGTTCACAATTACTACCACCAAAAAGCGGCGGATGGAGGAGAAGCGTGAATTTGCAAGTGACATGATATTCGAGATATTAACATGGCTTCCAGCGAAGTCTCTTATGCGATTCAGGTGTGTTTCTAAAGCTTGGAACAGTTTGATACGACATGAACCCGACTTTGTCAAGTTGCACAATGCTCGTTCTCAAACCCGTCCTCTAGCCAGCCGCCTCTTATTTGAAATAGGAACACGCTATCATGAAGTTGTAGAAAGCCGCACTTCCAATTTACCAACACAAGTTGAAGGATTCTCTTTACAGCTCGCACGTCCTCGTCATTATTTCGACTTTGATGAAGTTACTATTTGCTCAAATCCTTGCAATGGCCTTGTTTGTTTCTATAACCATAAAGATACTCTAAGTTACTTGTATAATGTCACCACAGGGGAGATAAAAGCTTTACCATCTTCTCTAACGAGGCTTCCGAAAGGACGACGGGGTCCTACGTTGTTTCTGGGATTTGATCCGGCCACGGAAAGATACAAATTGCTTCATTTTGTTTTCTACGAGAATGAGAAAAAACCAATGATCAAGATTCTAACACTAGGAACCACCTCCTGGAGAAGAATCCAACAAGATGAGTACCCCCTACCATTTAATTCATTTTATTCATGTTATGCTCATGAAGGTATCTTTCTCAATGGGGTAGTTTATTGGATTGTGTTTAAAAGTCAATTTTCCTACTTCAACTTCACAGAAGAGAAGTTTGGAACTCCTTCGTACCCACAAGGGCGTAGTCGGACTCTTGTAGTGAATAAAATGCAAACTGCACTTTTGGGAAAGTTGGATATCCGCTGTGGCTTCAGACCTGAAAATTGGAATTTGGTATATGATGAGGTCAACAAAGTTTTTGTGAAATCCAAATCTAACCCGGACTTGGACAAGGAGAAGGTTGCCTTGCTTGCACCAAAAAACGTTGATGATGAAACTACATTGTGTGGAAACATAGTTTTAGCAACAGGCAGTGTTAATAGCGCCCCAACTTCCTTGGTATTCCCTGATCATCATTTCAGGTTATATCGTGTTAGCAGTTTTGTTGAGAATATTATCCCATTAACATTTATTGATGTTTAG
- the LOC104222975 gene encoding putative F-box protein At1g60370 — MEGTFSEFTITTTKKRRMEEKREFASDMIFEILTWLPAKSLMRFRCVSKAWNSLIRHEPDFVKLHNARSQTRPLASRLLFEIGTRYHEVVESRTSNLPTQVEGFSLQLARPRHYFDFDEVTICSNPCNGLVCFYNHKDTLSYLYNVTTGEIKALPSSLTRLPKGRRGPTLFLRFDPATERYKLLHFVFYENEKKPMIKILTLGTTSWRRIQQDEYPLPFNSFYSCYAHEGIFLNGVVYWIVFKSQFAYFNFTEEKFGTPSYPQGRSRTLLVNKMQTALLGKLDIRCGFRPENWNLVYDEVNKVFVKSKSNPDLDKEKVALLAPKNVDDETTLCGNIVLATGSVNSAPTSLVFPDHHFRLYRVSSFVENIIPLTFIDV; from the coding sequence ATGGAAGGAACCTTCAGTGAGTTCACAATTACTACCACCAAAAAGCGGCGGATGGAGGAGAAGCGTGAATTTGCAAGTGACATGATATTCGAGATATTAACATGGCTTCCAGCGAAGTCTCTTATGCGATTCAGGTGTGTTTCTAAAGCTTGGAACAGTTTGATACGACATGAACCCGACTTTGTCAAGTTGCACAATGCTCGTTCTCAAACCCGTCCTCTAGCCAGCCGCCTCTTATTTGAAATAGGAACACGCTATCATGAAGTTGTAGAAAGCCGCACTTCCAATTTACCAACACAAGTTGAAGGATTCTCTTTACAGCTCGCACGTCCTCGTCATTATTTCGACTTTGATGAAGTTACTATTTGCTCAAATCCTTGCAATGGCCTTGTTTGTTTCTATAACCATAAAGATACTCTAAGTTACTTGTATAATGTCACCACAGGGGAGATAAAAGCTTTACCATCTTCTCTAACGAGGCTTCCGAAAGGACGACGGGGTCCTACGTTGTTTCTGAGATTTGATCCGGCCACGGAAAGATACAAATTGCTTCATTTTGTTTTCTACGAGAATGAGAAAAAACCAATGATCAAGATTCTAACACTAGGAACCACCTCCTGGAGAAGAATCCAACAAGATGAGTACCCCCTACCATTTAATTCATTTTATTCATGTTATGCTCATGAAGGTATCTTTCTCAATGGGGTAGTTTATTGGATTGTGTTTAAAAGTCAATTTGCCTACTTCAACTTCACAGAAGAGAAGTTTGGAACTCCTTCGTACCCACAAGGGCGTAGTCGGACTCTTTTAGTGAATAAAATGCAAACTGCACTTTTGGGAAAGTTGGATATCCGCTGTGGCTTCAGACCTGAAAATTGGAATTTGGTATATGATGAGGTCAACAAAGTTTTTGTGAAATCCAAATCTAACCCGGACTTGGACAAGGAGAAGGTTGCCTTGCTTGCACCAAAAAACGTTGATGATGAAACTACATTGTGTGGAAACATAGTTTTAGCAACAGGCAGTGTTAATAGCGCCCCAACTTCCTTGGTATTCCCTGATCATCATTTCAGGTTATATCGTGTTAGCAGTTTTGTTGAGAATATTATCCCATTAACATTTATTGATGTTTAG